A single genomic interval of Oreochromis aureus strain Israel breed Guangdong linkage group 12, ZZ_aureus, whole genome shotgun sequence harbors:
- the LOC120443197 gene encoding flocculation protein FLO11-like, with protein MAVLGATLCAVLMVTLVTAKPVCLKESDDSPKSSESSESSSSEETTTNGRSSQETPQSNTPDATENNPLDAAPLPSADAGASLATSPEDPQTSADADALQPVPDPSHTGMSVDVSLDVPNSGPTKDSVNAVDPTHILPNADAPHPSGLSETGVVIGTIQPQVITTYQGSTQGVTPPFPTCVIQPTPTAFSTAPPLVLPIGTKLDGGPVCFTFQVTTAEPDPPRGDSI; from the exons ATGGCAGTCCTGGGGGCCACCCTTTGTGCTGTCCTCATGGTGACTCTAGTGACAGCTAAACCA GTCTGTCTGAAAGAAAGTGACGATTCACCCAAGTCATCAGAGTCCAGTGAATCCAGTTCATCAGAAGAGACCACCACTAATGGTAGGTCTTCACAGGAAACCCCGCAATCAAACACGCCGGATGCTACAGAGAACAACCCCCTGGATGCAGCACCGCTTCCCTCTGCAGATGCAGGGGCTTCTCTGGCCACTTCTCCTGAAGACCCACAAACCTCTGCTGACGCAGATGCTTTACAACCTGTGCCAGATCCGTCTCACACTGGGATGAGTGTTGATGTTTCTTTAGATGTGCCCAATTCTGGTCCCACAAAGGACTCTGTTAACGCTGTTGACCCTACCCACATTCTACCCAACGCAGACGCCCCGCATCCTTCAGGGCTTTCAGAGACTGGTGTAGTCATAGGTACAATTCAACCACAAGTCATTACCACATACCAAGGATCCACCCAGGGTGTCACTCCACCCTTTCCTACATGTGTCATCCAACCAACACCTACAGCATTCTCCACAGCCCCACCACTGGTACTCCCTATTGGAACAAAACTAGATGGTGGTCCTGTCTGTTTCACTTTCCAGGTCACAACCGCTGAGCCAGATCCACCCAGAGGAGACAGCATTTGA